tggcaccaggcctttttggaggacgGGGAAGATGTCGTTGATGAAGAGACCCGCGAATTCGACAAaaaccgacaatgtgactcgtgtgcccaaagttttgaactcagatcATCGACTaaatattcgtttaattgcccagatgttaaatttgtaGTTCATGACATtatgacggagcacttgaacatgcggaAAGTGTGCGCGGAGATGGTCCCAAAactgctcactgacgaccagaaattgcggcgagtggaaatgtgccaagaaaatttgaacatgcgTGAAAGTTAtctccaatttttgaataacataatACCAGGTGACAATCCCGAGTATAAtgtgatcccgagacaaagaccGTTAAaagacaagcattttgagatgacatattggatccaagcagcatgcacctcgggtctcaaggctattccggagaatgccttctgtgacgccttcaatgcttggaaatcgtgatgtcagcgctgcatcgacgcagaaggagcctattttgaaggtttttaaagaattgtaacgattagttcaatacagctttttaaaTCTGTATTTTATGCTCCGAAAAGGATTCGGAATGAAATATTCTAAACAAAATAGCCTAACAATCAACCACGCGGGGTGTAACCAAATGAAGTGATATTATGAATGACTGATTAACCCAAAAACACGTGGACAAATGTAAGACCTGAAAACCgtaacatacaaatttttatggaCAAATTGCTCTCATCTGACTTATTCTTTtcctttactggcgtagacaccgcttacgcgattatagccgagttaacaacagcgcgccagccgtttcttcttttcgctacgtggcgccaattggatattccaagcgaagccaggtccttctccgccGTGGCAAACGCGCAAAGGaacgtaaatctttcgcagaacctctctgtcgaaaactcgcaacgtcgactcatcagttgttgtcatcgtccaagcctctgcaccatacagcaggacgggaataatgagtgacttgtagagtttggtttttgttcgtcgacagagatctttacttctcaattgcctgcttagtccgaagtggcacctgttggcaagagttatcctgcgttggatttccaggctgacattgttggtgctgtttacactggttcccaggtagacaaaattatctacaacttcaaagttatgactgtcaacatcggcatacgccagcagctgtacactcttataaagattgtacctgctcgattaagttctgcagctcgaattattttctcaagcagcagattgaagaagttgcacgataaGGAGTCGACTTGTCCTCAGGTACCTTAATTGGTATCGAAgcccttcccgatcctgacagagcttttggtgttgctcaacgtcagtttattcagctgtattagttttgcgggacttccaaattcagacatcgcggcacaaaggcagcttcttttcatgctgtcgaaagcagctttgaaatcgacgaagaggtagtgtgtgtcgattcttctttcacgggtcttttccaaggtctggcgcatggtgaatatccgatcggttgttgatttgccaggtctcaAGCTACGCTGCTGAGGTTCAAtctgtttgttgacggtgggctttcatctttcacacaatacgctcgatagaaccttatgcaCGAtcttgaggaggcttatcccaaggtagttggcgcagattgtggtgtctccctttttgtggattgggcagagcacacttaaattccaattgttaagcatgctttcgtccaatcatattttacaaagaaactgatgcatgctccttatcagttcttcgccgccttatttgaatagctcggccggcaatccatcggcccccgccattttgttgttcttcaggcgggtaattgctattgaacttcttcatggtcgggcaatggaaagTATGCTCCAtcttcatcgattggggaatcaggttcgccttctcctggcgttgtgcgttcactgccattcagcacgCTGAAGAAGtgctccctccataattttagtatgctttgggcattgatcactagatcacctttgggatttttacaagagtatgctccggtcttaaaaccttctgttaaccaccgcatcttttcgtagaattttcgagcagtaCCCCTGTccgccagcttgtcaagctcttcatactcacgcatttcagcctctttctttttctgtctgcaaatgcgtctcgcttccctcttcaactctcggtatctattccatcTCGCACATATTGTGGTCGTAACTCATCTGACTTAGTCAAGAAAATAATACAAGCCTCGTAAAAAAGGTTTACTCAAATACTCCATAAACATACTATATCATTGCGACATACTCAAATACTAGCCCTAATACCCCTAATACTAATTTCAAGAAAGATAAGAACCTGTGTTCTATTGAGGGCTCGATAAGCATGCTGCAGCGCGGTTCAATCAGTAACTATTTATCAGCTTTCATATAAGAAAGATCAGTTATCATCGGGTCGTGCTCGTGTGAATAATTTAGCGCATTTTATGTCAAAAGCGTTCAGGGTCTCAGTGCAGCGATTTTTACTTTCCACTTGAAGAAATTCCCAAAAATTGAGTTCGGAGCACTCGTGTCGAAGCGCAATGGAGCATAAAGTTAACAGTAAGGTACGAGCTTGCTGCAGGATAGCTGGGATTTTGTGTGtgcaattgaaatgtttcgaaCGATTTTTAGAAGGATTCCGAGAAACAAATATCCTGCTTGGTGTGCAAACAAAAGTTCTTTCAGGATaagtgaatttttcaaatgtgaaaatgtagTGAGTGTAAACTACCGTAAATCTTGCTGGGAATCGTCGTCACTTTTCTTAAGTCAAGAGAATTCACCGACTATCTTCAGTTACGCACCCTAAGAGACACACAGCCTTATAGTTCATAATAAAGCTAGTTTGTTGCTACAGTTCTACGGTTTCATATGAAGAAAATGTGCGGTTCTTCCACACCACTCccggatatttttgaatagtcaCCACAAATCGATGAATCAGCCTTCAAACGTTACCGCGTTACTGCATTCTCAGCCAAAAGCATCAGACACTTCATTGAACTTGATTTCATTAGGATATCTTAAAGTTCAGCTAATATTTTCGGTACAAAGTCAGGCACTGAACTATTAAGTCTAAGAGCTTGAAAAGATATAGTTCGATTTCAACCTTTTCTAGGTGAACGCAAAGTATTATTTCGATATTTTCGTTGAAGTTCGATTTCTATATTGTAAAGTGAGAGACACGTGATAGATTAAAGATCGTGTAACCGTAGGTTATTTAGTGTTATCCAAGATGAACCGCGCGGAGACGAATCTGCTCTACATCACGGATATGTAAGGATCTTATGATTTATTATGTAGGAGTTCCAGATACCACAATGGAACGACGTTCTTGTCGTTGTCCAATTGAGATCCCTGCAGGAGGCCGGCCTCATAACCAAACCTTACCCAACTCAAAGTAAGAGATCTAATGGAattttatatgggaagtggaCGTAGGTGTTTACTAAGCGAGAGTCCTTAAACATGTAGTAAAGCTATCAGTACAAATAAAGAAAGCTTCACGAAAGCAAATCTTGTTTAAAATCCTCAAAATATTATGTGCAAGCAGAAAAGATAAGCCATTCAAATCTTCCTGGTCAAAAAGTTCACTAAAAAAGTTATGATTACTCAAGAAGTTCGGAAAAAGATtccttaaaatataaaatttttccaattcttGTGCGCTCCAATCTGCTTTAGATAAGTAGTTTCCTAAGCAGTATTTGCCGAGATTCTGGCAACTGGGTCTAAGACCCACCATCTTCTCAGAAAAAGGCGCAAGATTTTTATTGTTCTGCATTTCGAAGTTGCTCCAattctgtcaattaagaaatacgaTACTTTCTTATGTAAAtcttctaatatatttttatttgaagacaTCTCTGAAAACATTTTAACTAACTACTCCCCTTCTTTAAGAAATCGAGTTCCGAGCCAATATCAGAGTTGGAATATCCACAAAATCCAAATGCCATCAAGTACCTCAATGAATTGACGCTCAAGCAGAAGCAAGACTTTTTCGATTCCTTCGACGTTATCCTTTCCGATTGCGATGGTAAGTCATGAACATAAAACCGaaatatgatataaataaataaaagccacTTTTAAACACCCTTTACTATATGTACATCGTTTGTGACACCCTAATGGATTATTCCGATAATCTGCTTTGATCAATAGGCGTCATATGGCACTCACTACGCGGCGATCTGTTGCCCGGCACATCAGAAGCTATTGATTATCTCAAACGGCAGGGCAAAGAAGTCATCTATGTCACAAACAATAGCATAACACCCATTGATacgcaattgaaaaaatttgaaaggtTCGGCATCGAGGTGAAGAAGGTAATGTGACAATGTGTTCGCCAAAGCGCCGGCATCAATtaaagaaattcatattttgtCTTTCTTTCTCGGACCGCCCGCACAGCATGAGATTATGCATCCAGCGCAGACAATTTGCGATTATTTGAAGTCCATACAATTTGACGGTCTCATCTTCTGCCTCACTTCGGAAGCGTTTAAGTCGCTGCTCCGTGAGGCTGGCTTCAATGTGGTGGAAGAGGTGAGCAATTTGTATGCAACGTCTTGGTAAATATGTTTAGTAAGTGCGCTTTACTTTTTTAGCTCGTCGGTTACGTAGAAACTTTAGACGATTTGCTTGCAGTCATAAACAGCGATGACCCCGTTAAGGCAGTTATTACTGATGCGGACTTCAATTTGACGGGATCGAGGTTGATGCGGGCCCATGGCTATTTGAGAAAGAATCCAGATTGCCTATTTATTGGCGGCGCAGCTGAAACTATATTTACGGTCGGCGGAAATGAGATTTTAGGTAGAGTTTTCGCAAATATTGTAGACTAAAGTTTACTTTTAGACTATACCTTAATATCGGTTTTAGAGaactatttttccaaaattgacgaatttggaaattatataatatgaaaCGACATTAGAATATTATTTTCGAGCTTAGCTTTGCAAAAGGCGTGCTCAGCTGCCGTTTTATGGCTGCTAAACTTTCTTAAGTTTGCAAAAGTTTTAAGAAAGCATTTTTTGAGGTTATAAAAAACTATCGTACTAAAGTTTcagatatcaagttgccttcttttctagcaaataaatatttaaatattacattattttcaaGGAGCCGGCACAATTTTATCGGTGCTCGAAAACACTACACAGCGTAAGGCTTTAATATTTGGCAAACCTGGCGTGGCCTTACGGGATTTTATAATGGAGAAGCTTAAAATCAAGAACGCTAGACGTTGCCTCTTTATCGGTGATAGCATTGTGGCAGACATCCGCTTCGCCAAAGTGTGTGGTTTTCAAAGTCTGCTGGTGCTCACCGGCTCTACAACGCCACAGGATTTGCAATCAAAGCTAACTGAGACCGACACGCCGGATTATGTTAGCGAACGATTGGCCGATTTGAATGGATTTCTTTCATAGTTTCACATGtatgagtatatatatatgtgtttatgtaacttgtttttattgtataatattttagtaaaatttctgCAAAGGtgataaataaaacacaagCTTCTTGAAACCAACTTGTTTTATAAtatgaaaatgcaataaaattgaaatgtatATATGAGCTTCATAACATTTCTAGAGCATAACTGATAACTCGTAAGTTctcataattaaatatttatttttatattaaaatacactgAAATTACATTTTTGGGCTAAAATATCATGAATTAAATGGCTGAGATCGAACGAATTTTGATATaaactgcctacctcgcaacgttacaatagACCACAAGACGTTGTGGGATGGCATGGATACCAAGAGTTGCctcatttgcagacagaaaaagagagaggccgcagtgcgtgagtatgaagagcttgacatgCTGGCCAATagggataatgctcgaaaattctacgaaaaaatgcggcggttaacagaaggtttca
The DNA window shown above is from Bactrocera tryoni isolate S06 chromosome 4, CSIRO_BtryS06_freeze2, whole genome shotgun sequence and carries:
- the LOC120775602 gene encoding phosphoglycolate phosphatase 2-like, yielding MEHKVNSKKSSSEPISELEYPQNPNAIKYLNELTLKQKQDFFDSFDVILSDCDGVIWHSLRGDLLPGTSEAIDYLKRQGKEVIYVTNNSITPIDTQLKKFERFGIEVKKHEIMHPAQTICDYLKSIQFDGLIFCLTSEAFKSLLREAGFNVVEELVGYVETLDDLLAVINSDDPVKAVITDADFNLTGSRLMRAHGYLRKNPDCLFIGGAAETIFTVGGNEILGAGTILSVLENTTQRKALIFGKPGVALRDFIMEKLKIKNARRCLFIGDSIVADIRFAKVCGFQSLLVLTGSTTPQDLQSKLTETDTPDYVSERLADLNGFLS